Proteins found in one Allorhizobium pseudoryzae genomic segment:
- a CDS encoding type II toxin-antitoxin system VapC family toxin produces the protein MRTLRKIYLDTNVLISFGDGNSDAGRILPQVISRQPLGAAPLFVTSRLTFTELMVKPLRDQDRAMASIYMSWSLSSSWLRVCDVDQNVLDLAPLLRVKQPRLKLPDAIHLATAITERCPELLTADKAFADVPALEHPFLGAVDLTPLTIIRPDEPTLTALLESMTA, from the coding sequence ATGCGGACTCTCCGCAAAATCTATCTCGACACCAACGTGCTGATCAGCTTTGGCGATGGCAATAGCGATGCGGGGCGCATCCTGCCGCAGGTGATCTCTCGACAGCCCCTCGGCGCGGCGCCTCTCTTCGTCACCAGCAGGTTAACCTTTACGGAACTGATGGTGAAGCCGCTTCGTGACCAGGATCGGGCTATGGCTTCGATCTACATGTCCTGGTCCCTCAGCAGTTCATGGCTAAGGGTCTGTGACGTGGACCAGAACGTCCTGGATTTGGCACCGCTGCTGAGAGTGAAACAACCGCGGCTGAAGCTGCCGGACGCAATTCATCTAGCAACGGCCATCACCGAACGCTGTCCTGAATTGCTCACGGCGGATAAGGCGTTCGCGGATGTGCCGGCGCTGGAACATCCGTTTCTGGGCGCTGTTGACCTGACGCCGCTCACCATCATCCGTCCCGACGAACCCACTCTCACGGCCCTGCTGGAAAGTATGACCGCATGA
- a CDS encoding pseudouridine-5'-phosphate glycosidase, whose translation MTLLKPKLSREVAETLAAGGPVVALESTIITHGMPYPANLETALAVEAVVRENGAVPATIAVIDGELRAGLEHDELQALAQATGVVKASGRDLAVAMVRKASAGTTVSATMLLADLAGIDIFATGGVGGVHRGAEQTFDISADLTELGRTKTAVVCAGVKSILDIAKTLEYLETQRVPVIAYGTEDFPAFFTRKSGYKADHRLDTPEEIAAAMHLHHRLGTGTGLMIANPIPEEFALTPDFIDGTIADAVREAEEKGIGRKELTPFLLARINELSKGESLKANIALVKNNAALAARMAVAYAALKKGA comes from the coding sequence ATGACCCTTCTGAAACCGAAACTGAGCCGCGAAGTCGCCGAGACGCTGGCCGCCGGCGGCCCCGTCGTCGCGCTGGAATCCACCATCATCACCCATGGCATGCCCTATCCGGCCAATCTGGAGACGGCACTCGCGGTCGAAGCCGTGGTGCGGGAAAACGGCGCCGTCCCGGCGACGATCGCCGTCATCGATGGCGAACTGCGGGCCGGTCTCGAACATGACGAACTGCAGGCGCTGGCACAGGCCACGGGCGTGGTGAAAGCGTCCGGCCGCGATCTCGCCGTGGCCATGGTGCGCAAGGCCTCCGCCGGCACGACGGTCTCCGCCACCATGCTGCTCGCCGATCTTGCCGGCATCGACATCTTTGCGACCGGCGGCGTCGGCGGTGTGCATCGCGGCGCCGAACAGACCTTTGACATTTCCGCCGATCTGACCGAACTCGGCCGCACGAAGACCGCCGTCGTCTGCGCCGGCGTCAAATCCATCCTCGATATCGCCAAGACGCTCGAATATCTGGAAACCCAGCGCGTGCCGGTCATCGCCTATGGCACGGAGGATTTCCCAGCCTTCTTCACTCGAAAGAGCGGCTACAAGGCCGATCATCGCCTCGATACGCCGGAAGAGATTGCCGCAGCGATGCACCTGCACCACAGGCTCGGCACCGGCACAGGCCTGATGATCGCCAATCCGATCCCGGAAGAATTTGCCCTGACGCCGGACTTCATCGATGGCACGATCGCCGATGCCGTTCGCGAGGCAGAGGAAAAGGGCATCGGCCGCAAGGAGCTCACGCCCTTCCTGCTCGCCCGCATCAACGAATTGTCGAAGGGCGAAAGCCTGAAGGCCAACATCGCGTTGGTGAAGAACAATGCAGCGCTTGCCGCCCGCATGGCGGTGGCTTATGCGGCGCTGAAGAAAGGCGCCTGA
- the pncB gene encoding nicotinate phosphoribosyltransferase, whose amino-acid sequence MAAKTDIARRVYNHAWKLDPIIRSLIDTDFYKLLMLQMIWKLYPETDVTFSLINRTKSVRLADEIDEQELRNQLDHARSLRLSKKELIWLAGNTFYGRSQIFEPEFLSWLAHYQLPEYELSKRDGQYELTFHGRWTDTTMWEIPALAIINELRSRAAMKSLGPFTLDVLYARAKAKMWEKVDRLKTLPGLRISDFGTRRRHSFLWQRWCVEALKEGIGPAFTGTSNVLLAMDSDLEAVGTNAHELPMVVAALANSEAELRAAPYKVLKDWNRLYGGNLLIVLPDAFGTASFLRDAPEWVADWTGFRPDSAPPIEGGEKIIAWWKKMGRDPKQKLLIFSDGLDVDAIIDTYRHFEGEVRMGFGWGTNLTNDFAGCAPSQIDGLKPISIVCKVSEANGRPAVKLSDNPRKATGDPDEVQRYLRFFGQEDRVEQAVLV is encoded by the coding sequence ATGGCAGCAAAGACCGATATCGCCCGGCGTGTGTATAACCATGCCTGGAAACTCGACCCGATCATCCGCAGCCTCATCGATACGGATTTCTACAAACTCCTGATGCTGCAGATGATCTGGAAGCTGTATCCGGAGACGGATGTCACGTTCTCGCTGATCAATCGCACCAAAAGCGTCAGGCTCGCGGATGAGATCGACGAACAGGAACTGCGCAATCAACTGGATCATGCGCGTTCGCTCCGCCTGTCGAAGAAGGAACTGATCTGGCTCGCCGGCAACACGTTTTATGGCCGTTCGCAGATCTTCGAGCCGGAATTTCTGTCCTGGCTCGCCCATTATCAACTGCCGGAATACGAACTCTCCAAGCGGGATGGCCAGTATGAGCTGACCTTTCATGGCCGCTGGACGGATACCACTATGTGGGAAATCCCGGCGCTCGCCATCATCAACGAATTGCGTTCACGCGCCGCAATGAAATCGCTCGGCCCCTTTACGCTCGATGTGCTCTATGCGCGCGCCAAGGCGAAGATGTGGGAAAAGGTGGATCGGCTGAAAACGCTGCCGGGTCTGCGCATCTCCGATTTCGGCACCCGTCGCCGCCACAGCTTTCTGTGGCAGCGCTGGTGCGTGGAGGCGCTGAAGGAAGGCATCGGCCCGGCCTTTACCGGCACCAGCAACGTGTTGCTCGCCATGGATTCGGATCTGGAAGCCGTCGGCACCAATGCGCACGAACTGCCAATGGTGGTGGCAGCGCTCGCCAATAGCGAGGCGGAACTCAGGGCCGCACCCTACAAGGTCTTGAAGGACTGGAACCGGCTCTACGGCGGCAATTTGCTGATCGTACTTCCGGATGCGTTCGGTACCGCATCCTTCCTGCGCGATGCGCCGGAATGGGTAGCGGACTGGACAGGCTTTCGCCCCGACAGTGCGCCGCCGATCGAAGGCGGGGAGAAGATCATTGCCTGGTGGAAGAAGATGGGCCGCGATCCGAAGCAGAAGCTTCTGATCTTTTCCGACGGTCTGGACGTCGATGCCATCATCGATACCTATCGGCACTTCGAAGGCGAGGTGCGAATGGGCTTTGGCTGGGGCACCAACCTCACCAATGATTTCGCCGGGTGTGCACCAAGCCAGATTGACGGGCTGAAGCCGATCTCGATTGTCTGCAAGGTCAGTGAAGCGAATGGCCGTCCGGCCGTCAAACTGTCCGACAATCCGCGCAAGGCAACCGGCGATCCGGATGAGGTGCAGCGTTATCTGCGTTTCTTCGGTCAGGAGGACCGCGTCGAACAGGCGGTTCTCGTTTAA
- a CDS encoding carbohydrate kinase — protein MSELGAQEQAVLKIIQDNPFAGQQEIADQLGLARSTVAAHIVQLVAKGHILGRGYVLPEPSRAACIGGAVFDRKYRARHTVIPATSNPVDGARSFGGVARNVTENLALLGTPVSFISIIGEDETGQALLAQLKARGVDVSQVVTTSERPTAEYAAVLDPAGDLVIGLADMGIFDLFQPAHIDRAWPHLAASSLVFADCNLPAEVLHHLIARRKGARFRLAIDAVSTPKVVRLPSDLAGIDLLFMNLDEANALLEREGLPPAKDAFEAASALTTRGVSEAVVSMGSQGMAVASDGKALHVPSVTAAPVDMTGAGDAMIAGTLHRLLAGDTTVEAARTGALLGALTTETAASVHAELSPHFLQANLHRLADRKG, from the coding sequence ATGAGCGAACTGGGCGCGCAGGAACAGGCGGTCCTGAAGATCATTCAGGACAACCCCTTTGCAGGACAGCAGGAGATTGCCGACCAGCTGGGATTGGCGCGTTCCACGGTCGCTGCGCACATCGTCCAGCTGGTCGCCAAGGGGCATATTCTGGGGCGCGGTTACGTGCTGCCGGAGCCGTCGCGGGCCGCCTGCATCGGTGGCGCCGTCTTCGATCGAAAATACCGCGCAAGACACACGGTTATTCCGGCCACCTCCAATCCGGTCGATGGCGCTAGAAGTTTTGGCGGCGTCGCCCGTAACGTGACGGAAAATCTGGCGCTCCTCGGCACGCCGGTCAGTTTCATCTCGATCATCGGAGAGGACGAGACGGGCCAGGCCCTTCTGGCGCAGCTGAAAGCGCGTGGCGTGGATGTGAGCCAGGTGGTGACCACCAGCGAACGGCCGACCGCCGAATATGCCGCCGTGCTTGATCCTGCCGGCGATCTGGTCATCGGGCTTGCCGATATGGGCATCTTCGATCTCTTCCAGCCCGCCCATATCGATCGCGCCTGGCCGCATCTGGCCGCCTCAAGCCTCGTTTTTGCCGATTGCAATCTGCCGGCCGAGGTGCTGCATCACCTAATCGCGCGGAGAAAAGGCGCCCGCTTCCGGCTGGCGATCGATGCCGTTTCTACGCCGAAGGTGGTGCGGCTGCCATCCGATCTCGCTGGCATCGATCTTCTGTTCATGAACCTCGATGAAGCCAATGCGCTCCTGGAGCGCGAGGGCCTGCCGCCGGCGAAGGATGCCTTCGAGGCAGCGAGTGCCCTGACGACGCGTGGTGTTTCAGAAGCGGTGGTGAGCATGGGAAGCCAGGGCATGGCGGTGGCTTCCGATGGCAAAGCTCTCCATGTGCCGTCGGTTACGGCGGCTCCCGTCGATATGACCGGGGCGGGCGACGCCATGATTGCCGGAACCCTGCACCGCCTGCTCGCGGGCGACACCACCGTCGAGGCTGCCCGCACCGGCGCACTTCTTGGCGCGCTGACAACCGAAACGGCCGCCAGCGTTCACGCGGAACTTTCGCCGCATTTTCTTCAAGCCAACCTCCATCGGCTCGCCGACAGGAAAGGATGA
- a CDS encoding DUF1236 domain-containing protein → MRKLMLTSAAVLAALFATQAPAQDGTVNGAAGGAITGAIVGGPIGAAVGGIAGAAIGTAIDPPPQEVVTYVRQQPAPQPVVMERQVVVGEAIPQTVVLTPVPQHQDYAYAVVNEQRVIVDPKTYKVVQIIE, encoded by the coding sequence ATGCGTAAGTTGATGCTGACTTCTGCCGCTGTTCTTGCAGCGCTTTTCGCAACACAGGCACCGGCCCAGGATGGCACCGTGAATGGGGCTGCCGGCGGCGCGATTACCGGCGCCATCGTCGGCGGTCCGATTGGTGCAGCCGTCGGCGGCATTGCCGGTGCGGCAATCGGTACGGCCATCGATCCGCCGCCGCAGGAAGTCGTCACTTATGTTCGCCAGCAGCCGGCACCGCAGCCGGTGGTGATGGAACGCCAGGTGGTGGTGGGTGAAGCCATCCCGCAGACGGTGGTTCTGACGCCGGTTCCGCAGCATCAGGATTACGCTTATGCTGTGGTCAATGAACAGCGCGTGATTGTTGACCCGAAGACCTACAAGGTCGTCCAGATCATCGAGTAA
- a CDS encoding winged helix DNA-binding protein, with the protein MPNLEDLTGPIVSSEHLASGALPALSEIEFGLVMLNHAFSRWMVRCMAASGVPDLSPVDTLVLHNVNSRGKPKTLADIALVLNIEDTHVVTYSLKKLERLKLIKSGKRGKEKLVMVTDAGADACRRYKAMRETLLVRSVLSTEVSAETLSEIAARLRALSGHYDQAARAAASL; encoded by the coding sequence ATGCCGAACCTCGAGGATCTGACGGGCCCGATTGTTTCCTCGGAACACCTGGCAAGCGGTGCGCTTCCCGCGCTGTCCGAGATCGAATTCGGCCTCGTGATGCTGAACCACGCCTTCAGCCGCTGGATGGTGCGCTGCATGGCGGCCTCCGGCGTTCCGGACCTTTCCCCCGTCGATACGCTCGTGCTGCACAACGTCAACAGCCGCGGCAAACCGAAAACGCTTGCCGATATCGCGCTCGTCCTCAATATCGAGGATACCCACGTCGTTACCTACTCGCTGAAGAAGCTGGAGCGGCTGAAGCTGATCAAGTCCGGCAAGCGCGGCAAGGAAAAGCTGGTGATGGTGACGGACGCCGGCGCCGATGCCTGCCGCCGCTACAAGGCCATGCGCGAAACCTTGCTGGTGCGATCCGTTCTGTCGACGGAGGTGTCCGCCGAGACCCTGTCTGAAATTGCCGCACGCCTTCGGGCGCTCTCCGGGCACTATGATCAGGCTGCCCGCGCCGCCGCCTCGCTCTGA
- a CDS encoding TRAP transporter substrate-binding protein yields the protein MTLTMPILRRLSLAAASLFALSGPSLAETQWVLPSAYPPANYHVENLNAFAKDVETATKGELKITVYPSASLFKAPDIKRAVQTGQAQVGEVLLSLHENENPVFGLDVVPFLATSFEQSKKLWAASKPAIEKALDGQGLKLLYATPWPPQGIYTKKDLNTVADMKGLKWRAYNVGTSRIAELVGAQPVTIQAAELPQALATGAVDGLMTSSATGVDSKIWESLTHYYDTQAWLPKNVTFVSKKAFAALDPAAQKAVEEAAAAAEARGWKLAEEKTAAYMATLKEHGMTVAAPSADLKKGLSDVGEKLTQDWLSKAGADGATIVDAYKKM from the coding sequence ATGACACTGACGATGCCAATCCTTCGCCGTCTTTCGCTTGCTGCCGCAAGCCTATTTGCCCTCAGCGGCCCGTCCTTGGCCGAAACCCAGTGGGTTCTGCCCTCTGCCTATCCGCCGGCGAACTATCACGTCGAAAACCTCAATGCCTTTGCCAAGGATGTCGAGACCGCGACCAAGGGTGAGTTGAAGATCACCGTCTATCCAAGCGCCTCGCTGTTCAAGGCGCCGGATATCAAGCGCGCCGTCCAGACAGGTCAGGCGCAGGTGGGCGAGGTCCTGCTCTCGCTGCACGAAAACGAAAACCCGGTCTTCGGCCTCGACGTGGTGCCCTTCCTCGCCACCAGCTTCGAACAGTCGAAGAAGCTGTGGGCGGCTTCCAAGCCGGCAATCGAAAAGGCCCTCGACGGCCAGGGCCTCAAGCTGCTTTACGCCACCCCGTGGCCGCCGCAGGGCATCTACACGAAGAAGGATCTCAATACCGTTGCCGACATGAAGGGGCTGAAGTGGCGTGCCTATAACGTCGGCACCTCGCGGATTGCCGAACTGGTCGGCGCGCAGCCGGTCACCATCCAGGCAGCCGAACTGCCGCAGGCGCTGGCAACCGGCGCCGTGGACGGCCTGATGACATCGAGCGCGACCGGCGTCGATTCGAAGATCTGGGAATCGCTCACCCACTATTACGATACCCAGGCCTGGCTGCCGAAGAACGTGACCTTCGTCAGCAAGAAGGCGTTTGCCGCGCTCGATCCGGCGGCCCAGAAGGCTGTGGAAGAGGCTGCTGCCGCCGCCGAAGCCCGCGGCTGGAAGCTCGCCGAGGAAAAGACCGCCGCCTACATGGCGACGCTGAAGGAGCACGGCATGACCGTTGCAGCGCCGAGCGCCGACCTGAAGAAGGGCCTTTCCGACGTTGGCGAAAAGCTGACGCAGGACTGGTTGAGCAAGGCCGGAGCCGATGGCGCCACGATCGTGGACGCCTATAAGAAGATGTGA
- a CDS encoding ABC transporter ATP-binding protein, whose product MTNPLLSVRDLSVAFHQGGSETLAVDRVSFDIAPSEVVALVGESGSGKSVTANSVLQLLPYPAASHPSGEILFEGRDLLRVSERELRAVRGNDITMIFQEPMTSLNPLHTIEQQVGEILELHQAMTPQAARTRTLELLQQVGIREAEKRLKAYPHELSGGQRQRVMIAMALANRPKLLIADEPTTALDVTVQAQILELLKKLQHEYGMSILFITHDLGIVRRFADRVCVMTKGKIVETGAVEAVFETPQHDYTRHLLSSEPRGEPPLADPSRPVVMEGQDIKVWFPIKAGFFRRIVDHVKAVDGIDVTLRAGETVGVVGESGSGKTTLGLALARLISSQGRISFVGSDIGHYSFKQMRPLRDRLQVVFQDPFGSLSPRMSVGEIIAEGLKVHEPQMSAEERDEAVAAALDEVGLDPATRWRYPHEFSGGQRQRIAIARAMVLKPRFVMLDEPTSALDMTVQAQVVDLLRDLQKKHDLAYLFISHDLKVVRALANHVIVMRGGKVMEEGPSSDLFASPKSDYTKALMAAAFNLKTINAPSISQ is encoded by the coding sequence ATGACCAATCCGCTCCTCTCCGTCCGCGATCTGTCCGTCGCCTTCCACCAGGGAGGCAGCGAAACGCTCGCCGTCGATCGGGTCTCCTTCGACATCGCCCCTAGCGAAGTGGTGGCGCTTGTGGGCGAGAGCGGATCGGGAAAATCCGTCACCGCCAATTCCGTCCTGCAGTTGCTGCCCTATCCGGCGGCAAGCCATCCGTCCGGCGAAATCCTCTTTGAGGGCCGCGACCTATTGAGGGTGAGCGAACGAGAGCTGCGCGCGGTGCGCGGCAATGACATCACGATGATCTTCCAGGAGCCGATGACCTCGCTCAATCCGCTCCACACGATCGAGCAGCAGGTGGGGGAGATCCTCGAACTACACCAGGCGATGACGCCGCAGGCAGCCCGGACGCGCACGCTGGAACTCCTGCAGCAGGTGGGGATCCGCGAGGCGGAAAAGCGGCTGAAGGCCTATCCGCATGAACTCTCGGGTGGCCAGCGCCAGCGGGTGATGATTGCCATGGCGCTGGCCAACCGCCCCAAACTGCTGATCGCCGATGAGCCGACGACCGCGCTGGACGTGACGGTACAGGCGCAGATCCTGGAGCTTCTGAAAAAACTCCAGCATGAATACGGCATGTCGATCCTGTTTATCACGCACGATCTCGGGATCGTCCGGCGGTTTGCCGACCGTGTCTGCGTCATGACCAAGGGGAAGATCGTCGAAACCGGGGCGGTCGAGGCTGTCTTCGAGACCCCGCAGCATGACTATACCCGCCATCTTCTGTCCTCCGAACCGCGCGGCGAGCCGCCGCTTGCCGATCCGTCGCGCCCGGTCGTGATGGAGGGGCAGGACATCAAGGTCTGGTTCCCCATCAAGGCCGGTTTCTTCCGCCGCATCGTGGATCACGTGAAGGCGGTAGATGGCATCGATGTGACGCTGCGTGCCGGCGAAACGGTCGGCGTCGTCGGCGAATCCGGCTCGGGCAAGACGACGCTCGGTCTGGCGCTGGCGCGGCTCATCTCCTCGCAAGGCCGGATCAGTTTCGTCGGCAGCGACATCGGACACTACTCCTTCAAGCAGATGCGCCCCTTGCGCGACCGGCTGCAGGTGGTTTTCCAGGATCCCTTCGGTTCGCTCAGTCCGCGCATGTCGGTTGGGGAAATTATCGCCGAAGGACTGAAGGTGCACGAGCCGCAGATGTCGGCCGAGGAGCGGGATGAGGCCGTTGCTGCGGCGCTCGATGAAGTGGGTCTCGATCCAGCCACCCGCTGGCGGTATCCGCACGAGTTTTCCGGGGGTCAGCGCCAGCGCATTGCGATTGCCCGCGCCATGGTGTTGAAGCCGCGTTTCGTCATGCTGGACGAGCCCACTTCGGCGCTCGACATGACCGTGCAGGCGCAGGTGGTCGACCTGCTGCGCGATCTGCAGAAGAAGCATGATCTCGCCTATCTCTTCATCAGCCATGATCTGAAGGTGGTCCGGGCGCTCGCCAACCACGTCATCGTCATGCGCGGCGGCAAGGTGATGGAGGAAGGCCCCTCATCTGATCTCTTCGCCAGCCCGAAGAGCGACTACACCAAGGCGCTGATGGCGGCGGCCTTCAACCTGAAGACCATCAACGCCCCGAGCATCAGCCAGTAA
- a CDS encoding helix-turn-helix domain-containing protein, with translation MKDIRPIRNEADLEWALAEVEPYFQEPPQAGTEEADRFDILSDLIEAYENRVVELEASDPIDLLQFYMDTTGRTQSDLAELFGSRSRASEVLRRKRALTLDMINRLRQEWHIPADCLVQPYALVA, from the coding sequence ATGAAGGATATCAGGCCAATCAGAAACGAGGCAGATCTTGAATGGGCGCTGGCGGAAGTCGAACCTTACTTCCAGGAGCCGCCGCAGGCCGGAACGGAAGAGGCCGACCGGTTCGACATTCTGTCGGACCTGATCGAAGCCTATGAGAACCGGGTTGTTGAACTCGAAGCCTCCGATCCGATCGATCTCCTGCAGTTCTACATGGACACCACGGGCCGCACGCAATCGGATCTGGCTGAGCTTTTCGGTTCGAGGTCGCGGGCCTCGGAAGTGTTGCGGCGCAAGCGGGCGCTGACGCTCGATATGATCAACAGGCTTCGGCAGGAATGGCACATTCCCGCCGATTGCCTGGTTCAACCCTACGCGCTCGTTGCTTGA
- a CDS encoding TRAP transporter large permease, whose translation MESIHLVEVSGLILGALVFLLAGGLWIGITLLLCGFIAMQFAPPGISIGAALATNAWSGSASWSLTALPLFVWMGEILFRTRLSDEMFRGLSPWLNWLPGRLIHVNVLGCGLFGAVSGSSAATTAMVAKITLPELKTRGYDEMISLGSIAGAGTLGLLVPPSIPMIVYAVAANVSIIQMFMAGLLPAVIVMALYMSAIGVWALMNPGKMPKKPAPMPLRQKLKETLNLIPLGLLICSVFAALLMGWATATECAAWGVLGSLVLAASQRSLSWKSFRDSVMGATRMTGMIMLILTGAGYMSIAMGYTGIPNALAEWVNGFQLSPYALIAVLTVMYILLGCAIDGLSMIVLTTVVVLPMIQQAGFDLIWFGVFLVLMVEMAQITPPVGFNLFVLQTMSGRDSLAVARAALPFFLLLVVTAVIITVFPDIVLILPKLAFPG comes from the coding sequence ATGGAGAGCATCCACCTTGTCGAAGTCTCCGGCCTCATTCTCGGCGCGCTGGTTTTCCTGCTGGCCGGCGGGCTTTGGATCGGCATCACCCTGCTGCTCTGCGGCTTCATTGCCATGCAGTTCGCCCCGCCCGGCATTTCCATCGGCGCGGCGCTTGCCACCAATGCCTGGAGCGGCAGCGCTTCCTGGAGCCTGACAGCCCTTCCGCTGTTCGTCTGGATGGGCGAAATCCTCTTTCGCACGCGGCTTTCGGACGAGATGTTCCGGGGTCTTTCTCCCTGGCTGAACTGGCTGCCGGGCCGGCTCATCCACGTCAACGTGCTGGGTTGCGGCCTGTTCGGCGCCGTCTCCGGCTCATCGGCGGCAACGACTGCGATGGTCGCCAAAATCACGCTGCCGGAACTGAAGACACGCGGGTATGACGAGATGATCAGTCTCGGCTCGATTGCCGGGGCCGGCACGCTCGGCCTTCTGGTGCCGCCGTCGATCCCGATGATCGTCTATGCGGTCGCGGCGAATGTCTCGATCATCCAGATGTTCATGGCCGGCCTTCTGCCGGCCGTCATCGTGATGGCGCTTTACATGAGCGCGATCGGGGTCTGGGCGCTGATGAACCCCGGCAAGATGCCGAAAAAGCCGGCGCCCATGCCCTTGCGGCAAAAGCTCAAGGAAACACTGAACCTCATTCCGCTCGGTCTCCTCATCTGCTCCGTCTTTGCAGCCCTGCTGATGGGCTGGGCCACGGCCACCGAATGCGCGGCCTGGGGTGTTCTCGGTTCCCTGGTTCTGGCCGCCTCGCAACGGTCGCTCTCCTGGAAATCCTTCCGTGACAGCGTGATGGGCGCCACCCGCATGACCGGCATGATCATGCTGATCCTGACCGGTGCCGGCTATATGTCGATCGCCATGGGCTATACCGGCATTCCGAACGCGCTGGCCGAATGGGTCAATGGCTTCCAGCTCAGCCCCTATGCGCTGATCGCGGTGCTGACGGTCATGTATATCCTGCTTGGCTGCGCCATCGACGGGTTGTCGATGATCGTGCTGACCACGGTGGTGGTGCTGCCGATGATCCAGCAGGCCGGGTTCGATCTCATCTGGTTCGGCGTCTTTCTGGTGCTGATGGTGGAGATGGCGCAGATCACGCCGCCGGTCGGCTTCAACCTCTTCGTGCTGCAGACGATGAGCGGCCGGGACAGCCTGGCCGTGGCGCGCGCCGCCCTGCCCTTCTTCCTGCTTCTCGTCGTTACCGCCGTTATCATCACGGTCTTCCCGGATATCGTGCTGATCCTGCCAAAACTGGCTTTTCCGGGATAA
- a CDS encoding nucleoside hydrolase, whose product MPQKIIIDTDPGQDDALAILLALASPEIEVLGITAAAGNVPVALTSRNIRKVCELAGRTDVKVFAGCDGPMEGSLFTAEYVHGATGMDGADLPEPGMPLQSQHGVDFIIETLMAHEPGTVTICTLGPMTNLGTALDREPAIAARIREIVLMGGGLFEGGNVTPAAEFNIFVDPKAAKICFGCGAPIVMMPLDVTHQTLTTASRVAAIKALGTPLANAVVGWLEFFERFDEQKYGTDGGPLHDPNVIAYLLKPELYEGRLCNVEIETESPLTKGMTVADWWGVTDRPKNATFMRHVDADGFYALLTERLARLPAKG is encoded by the coding sequence ATGCCCCAGAAGATCATTATCGATACCGATCCCGGCCAGGACGATGCGCTGGCCATCCTGCTGGCCCTGGCAAGCCCGGAGATCGAGGTTCTGGGGATTACGGCTGCGGCCGGCAATGTTCCGGTGGCGCTGACTTCGAGGAATATCCGCAAGGTCTGCGAACTGGCGGGCCGCACCGACGTGAAGGTGTTCGCCGGTTGTGACGGACCGATGGAAGGCAGCCTGTTCACCGCCGAATACGTGCATGGCGCAACCGGCATGGACGGCGCCGACCTGCCGGAGCCCGGCATGCCGCTGCAGTCCCAGCACGGCGTCGATTTCATCATCGAAACGCTGATGGCGCATGAGCCCGGCACGGTGACGATCTGCACGCTTGGCCCGATGACCAATCTCGGCACCGCGCTTGACCGCGAGCCGGCGATCGCCGCACGGATCCGAGAGATCGTGCTGATGGGCGGCGGCCTGTTTGAAGGCGGCAACGTGACGCCGGCTGCCGAGTTCAACATCTTCGTGGATCCAAAGGCCGCCAAGATCTGCTTCGGCTGCGGCGCGCCGATCGTGATGATGCCGCTCGACGTGACGCACCAGACGCTGACGACGGCGAGCCGCGTTGCCGCCATCAAGGCGCTCGGCACGCCGCTTGCCAATGCTGTGGTCGGCTGGCTGGAATTCTTCGAGCGTTTCGACGAGCAGAAATACGGCACCGATGGCGGCCCGCTGCATGACCCGAACGTGATTGCCTACCTGCTGAAGCCGGAGCTTTACGAGGGGCGTCTCTGCAATGTGGAGATCGAAACGGAATCGCCTCTGACCAAGGGCATGACGGTGGCCGACTGGTGGGGCGTGACCGACCGGCCGAAGAACGCCACCTTCATGCGCCACGTCGATGCCGACGGCTTTTATGCGCTTTTGACGGAACGGCTGGCGCGGCTGCCGGCAAAGGGCTGA